In Sphingomonas sp. PAMC26645, one DNA window encodes the following:
- a CDS encoding autotransporter assembly complex family protein, translating to MSLDPNSPLAPLPDIGVAWPDLATSPMDPAATVAAVDANAESRYAWRIDGIDGINDALLRQRFAQLSTLDANDHQAANAAQLDRRAREDADLLNSLLRAEGYYDANVVTRVEAGAKPMVVLSATPGTLYKFKGVTIDGIAAAGDKAPGLTTAFGIKPEDPVNSDAIVAGQAKLTTQIGREGFPFAKVGDPAIVVDHATRTATLDLSVRPGGARKFGQVVALPGSRVFGADHVAEIARFSPGDLYDAAKLDDLRRALIQTSLVSAVDLKPVQGATPDTVDIAVKLDRAPPHTVAGELGYGTGEGARAELSWTHRNLFPPEGALTLRGVLGTQEQLGSVVFRRNNFKARDRVLTLQASAAHTNRDAYDAKTYSLGGTLERQTNIFFQKTWTWSVGAELLASDEQDVILSTGDPRRRTFFIGALPTSLNYDGSDDLLNPTKGFRLGGRISPEVSLQGSVFGYARTQFDGSVYQPFGDRVVLAARTRLGTIVGAPRDQVAPSRRFYAGGGASVRGYGYQSIGPRDPNNDPIGGRSLTEFSIEARVRVLGSFGIVPFLDAGNIYTSPLPKFTGLQYGTGIGVRYYSNFGPIRLDVGTPINPQPGDSRIAVYVSLGQAF from the coding sequence ATGTCGCTCGATCCCAATTCGCCGCTTGCTCCGTTGCCGGACATCGGCGTCGCCTGGCCCGATCTCGCGACGTCGCCAATGGACCCGGCCGCCACGGTCGCCGCGGTCGATGCCAATGCGGAGAGCCGCTACGCCTGGCGGATCGACGGCATAGACGGGATCAACGACGCGCTGCTCCGCCAGCGGTTCGCGCAACTCTCGACGCTCGACGCGAACGATCATCAGGCCGCCAACGCCGCGCAGCTCGATCGGCGGGCGCGCGAGGATGCCGATTTGCTCAACAGCCTGCTCCGCGCGGAAGGCTATTACGACGCCAACGTCGTCACGCGCGTAGAGGCGGGCGCCAAGCCGATGGTCGTGCTGTCCGCCACCCCGGGCACGCTCTACAAGTTCAAGGGCGTGACGATCGACGGCATCGCCGCGGCAGGCGACAAGGCGCCGGGGCTGACGACCGCGTTCGGGATCAAGCCCGAAGACCCGGTCAACTCCGACGCGATCGTCGCCGGCCAGGCCAAGCTGACGACGCAAATCGGCCGCGAAGGCTTTCCGTTCGCGAAAGTCGGCGATCCGGCGATCGTCGTCGACCACGCCACCCGCACCGCGACGCTCGACCTGTCCGTCAGACCCGGCGGTGCGCGCAAGTTCGGACAGGTCGTCGCACTCCCCGGCAGCCGCGTGTTCGGCGCGGACCATGTCGCTGAGATCGCGCGCTTTTCTCCAGGCGACCTGTACGATGCCGCCAAGCTAGACGATCTCCGCCGCGCGTTGATCCAGACCAGTCTAGTCTCCGCCGTCGATCTCAAGCCAGTGCAGGGCGCGACCCCCGATACCGTCGACATTGCCGTAAAACTCGATCGCGCGCCGCCGCATACCGTTGCGGGCGAACTCGGCTACGGTACTGGCGAAGGTGCGCGGGCGGAACTCAGCTGGACGCACCGCAACCTGTTCCCGCCCGAGGGCGCGCTGACGTTGCGCGGCGTGCTGGGAACGCAGGAACAGCTCGGCTCGGTCGTCTTCCGCCGCAACAACTTCAAGGCGCGAGACCGGGTGCTGACGCTCCAGGCATCCGCCGCGCATACCAACCGCGATGCCTACGACGCGAAGACCTATTCGCTCGGCGGCACGCTGGAGCGCCAGACCAACATCTTCTTCCAGAAGACCTGGACCTGGTCGGTCGGCGCCGAACTGCTAGCGTCGGACGAGCAGGACGTGATCCTCTCGACCGGCGATCCGCGCCGCCGAACCTTCTTCATCGGTGCACTGCCGACCAGCCTCAATTACGACGGCTCGGACGATCTGCTCAACCCGACCAAGGGTTTCCGCCTCGGCGGCCGAATCAGCCCCGAAGTCTCGTTGCAGGGCTCGGTGTTCGGCTATGCGCGCACCCAGTTTGACGGCAGCGTGTACCAACCGTTCGGCGATCGGGTGGTGCTCGCCGCGCGCACCCGGCTCGGCACCATCGTCGGCGCCCCGCGTGACCAAGTCGCGCCGTCACGCCGCTTCTACGCCGGCGGCGGCGCGTCGGTGCGCGGTTACGGCTATCAGTCGATCGGCCCGCGCGATCCCAACAACGACCCGATCGGCGGCCGCAGCCTGACCGAATTCTCGATCGAGGCGCGCGTCCGCGTGCTCGGCAGCTTCGGGATCGTGCCGTTCCTCGACGCGGGCAATATCTACACCTCGCCGCTGCCGAAATTCACCGGGTTGCAATACGGCACCGGGATCGGCGTGCGCTATTATTCGAACTTCGGCCCAATTCGCCTCGACGTCGGCACCCCGATCAACCCGCAGCCCGGCGACAGCCGAATCGCGGTGTACGTCTCGCTGGGGCAGGCGTTTTGA
- a CDS encoding ribonuclease T: MISRLTLAAVAIALPSVVQAQAYQCSTPASVERVRPDLPSESQPKRDIPIGSYTLAITWAPQYCRENGDRTGSTFRCGAGNRFGFTLHGLWPDGVGKDWPQYCHDAEFVPPPVIRAHLCTTPSAQLLQHEWAKHGTCMPGYRPAKYFNQSAGLYGKLRYPNMDALSRAPLTAGRFAAEMAGVNPGLKADMMRVTATKQGWLDEVWICLDRRFRYRRCPVRQGGLNPSAPLQIWRGSR, translated from the coding sequence ATGATCTCCAGGCTGACCCTCGCCGCCGTAGCGATCGCGTTGCCGAGCGTCGTGCAGGCGCAGGCCTATCAATGCTCGACCCCCGCGTCGGTCGAGCGCGTCCGCCCGGACCTGCCGTCGGAGAGCCAGCCGAAGCGCGATATCCCGATCGGCAGCTACACGCTCGCGATCACCTGGGCGCCGCAATATTGCCGTGAGAATGGCGATCGCACCGGGTCGACGTTCCGGTGCGGGGCGGGCAACCGGTTCGGCTTCACGTTGCACGGGCTCTGGCCCGATGGCGTTGGCAAGGACTGGCCGCAATATTGTCACGACGCGGAGTTCGTGCCGCCGCCGGTGATCCGTGCCCACCTGTGCACCACGCCGTCCGCGCAATTGCTCCAGCACGAATGGGCGAAACACGGTACCTGCATGCCCGGCTATCGTCCCGCCAAGTATTTCAACCAGTCGGCCGGGCTGTACGGCAAGCTTCGGTATCCCAACATGGACGCGTTGTCGCGTGCGCCACTGACCGCGGGCCGGTTCGCGGCTGAGATGGCGGGCGTGAACCCGGGCTTGAAGGCGGACATGATGCGCGTGACTGCGACGAAGCAGGGCTGGCTCGACGAGGTCTGGATCTGCCTCGACCGCCGTTTCCGCTACCGCCGCTGCCCGGTGCGTCAGGGCGGACTGAACCCGAGCGCACCGCTTCAGATCTGGCGCGGGAGTCGGTAG
- the nadC gene encoding carboxylating nicotinate-nucleotide diphosphorylase: MKTALPESFDIDAFVAATLTEDLGTIGDITSAAVIPADARFTGVMDSRDPIVVAGLDLAEAFFRALDPGVRIERLVRDGQQVAAGTELMRLEGAGRAMLTAERSALNTVQHLSGIATMTRAYVDAIEGTGAILLDTRKTIPGLRVLEKYATRMGGAQNHRMGLWDAAMIKDNHVAVAGGVAEAVRRAKAAGIAQIIVEVDHIDQIEPALEAGATHLLLDNMPPAMLREAVALVAGRVPTEASGGVNLDTIRAIAESGVTYVSVGRLTQSAPAADIGLDFATVE; encoded by the coding sequence GTGAAGACAGCATTGCCCGAGTCGTTCGATATCGACGCCTTCGTCGCGGCAACGCTGACCGAGGATCTCGGCACGATCGGCGACATAACCTCGGCCGCTGTGATTCCCGCCGACGCACGGTTCACCGGCGTCATGGACAGCCGCGATCCGATCGTCGTCGCTGGCCTCGATCTCGCCGAAGCCTTCTTCCGCGCGCTGGACCCGGGCGTGCGGATCGAACGCCTCGTCCGCGACGGGCAGCAGGTGGCCGCCGGCACCGAACTCATGCGGCTCGAAGGGGCAGGGCGCGCGATGCTGACGGCCGAGCGGTCCGCGCTCAACACCGTCCAGCATCTGTCGGGCATCGCGACGATGACGCGCGCGTATGTCGATGCGATCGAGGGCACGGGCGCGATCCTGCTCGACACGCGCAAGACGATCCCGGGCCTGCGCGTGCTGGAGAAATACGCGACCCGGATGGGTGGTGCACAGAACCACCGCATGGGGCTGTGGGATGCGGCGATGATCAAGGACAATCATGTCGCGGTTGCCGGTGGTGTCGCCGAGGCGGTTCGTCGCGCAAAGGCCGCGGGAATCGCGCAGATCATCGTCGAGGTCGACCACATCGACCAGATCGAGCCGGCGCTGGAAGCTGGCGCGACGCACCTGCTGCTCGACAACATGCCGCCGGCGATGTTGCGCGAAGCGGTGGCGCTCGTCGCCGGTCGCGTCCCGACCGAGGCATCGGGCGGTGTCAATCTCGACACGATCCGCGCGATCGCTGAATCGGGCGTGACCTATGTGTCGGTCGGCCGCTTGACGCAGTCGGCGCCCGCAGCAGATATAGGGCTGGACTTCGCGACCGTCGAATAG